Genomic window (Bdellovibrionales bacterium):
ACCTACTAAAAACAAGAGGATGTTCGAGGCGGGCCCTGCAAGAGCAATCCAAAACATATCCTGACGGGGTCGCGCCAAGTTTCGACTGTTCACCGGCACCGGCTTAGCCCATCCAAAGAGTGGCATCGAAGTTAAAATCGCCATGATCGGTAAAATCACCGTGCCAACGACATCGATGTGAGCCATGGGATTCAGAGTTAATCTCCCCATCATTTCCGCCGTGCGATCCCCTTTAAGGCGCGCCATCCAACCATGGGCGTACTCGTGAAAGCATAAGGAAAATAAAAACGGAATAAAAAACAAAATAGCTAAACTGATCTGTTCGGGTGTAAACATGACGTCAGTTTACGACCGTTTTTTGACGA
Coding sequences:
- a CDS encoding site-2 protease family protein; amino-acid sequence: MFTPEQISLAILFFIPFLFSLCFHEYAHGWMARLKGDRTAEMMGRLTLNPMAHIDVVGTVILPIMAILTSMPLFGWAKPVPVNSRNLARPRQDMFWIALAGPASNILLFLVGLVILAVLIRQNLFDVTQPMIQMSLIFLKLNLYLAFFNLLPLHPLDGGKVIARFIPIKWDTWLETNQMILSVILMLFVIMGVLRFLAYPVDWIVRYSVDLINT